The following are from one region of the Populus trichocarpa isolate Nisqually-1 chromosome 8, P.trichocarpa_v4.1, whole genome shotgun sequence genome:
- the LOC7462088 gene encoding inactive receptor-like serine/threonine-protein kinase At2g40270 isoform X2 encodes MEINNWKISRFGVLILFLVYQNLILCFSLNDEGMALLKLREGIVSDPYGALKSWKMDFGVINPCSWFGVECSYDGKVVVFILRNNSFSGIIPEGVGELKELEVLDFGYNNFSGPLPPDLGSNPSLAILLLDNNERLRSLSSEIQHLETLSEFQVDENELSNAAKGSSRNKRSITWNLVRIENAVHRRQLKNNKNNKDVTSPRPSRTSPSPSPKESTAPSTSDPSAPPSISAPARSDSSAPRISSESFQSKKSAIIAGAIGGTLVILISILSIYICKTNKASVKPWATGLSGQLQKAFVTGVPKLKRSELEAGCEDFSNVIGSSPIGTLYKGTLSSGVEIAVLAVASVAITSAKDWSKNLEVQFRQKIETLSKVNHKNFVNLIGYCEEEEPFTRMMVFEYAPNGTLFEHLHIKESEHLDWGMRLRIAMGMAYCLEHMHQLNPPIAHSNLTSSVISLTEDYASKISDFTFSNDIIANEMELSGKKLPDVPLALPESNVYNFGVLLFEMVTGRLPYSVDNVSLEDWASDYLRGYQPLREKVDPTLDSFEEEKLERIGEVIKSCVHPDPKQRPTMREVTGGLREITTLTPDAAIPKLSPLWWAELEILSTEAS; translated from the exons ATGGAGATCAATAACTGGAAAATCAGTCGGTTTGGAGTTCTAATCTTGTTTTTGGTATATCAAAACTTGATTCTCTGCTTTTCGCTTAATGATGAAG gTATGGCGTTGTTGAAGTTGAGAGAGGGAATTGTGAGTGATCCATACGGTGCGTTGAAGAGCTGGAAAATGGATTTTGGAGTGATTAATCCCTGTTCCTGGTTCGGTGTTGAGTGCTCTTATGATGGCAAAGTTGTAGTTTT TATTTTACGCAACAACTCATTTTCGGGGATCATCCCCGAAGGGGTTGGAGAGCTGAAGGAGTTGGAAGTGCTAGATTTTGGGTACAATAACTTCAGTGGGCCCCTTCCACCTGATCTTGGCAGTAATCCCTCCCTGGCAATCCT TCTGCTGGACAACAATGAGCGACTCAGAAGCTTATCATCTGAAATTCAACATCTGGAGACGCTTTCTGAATTTCAAGTAGACGAGAACGAGTTATCTAATGCAGCTAAAGGTTCATCCCGCAACAAAAGATCCATTACATG GAATCTTGTGCGTATAGAAAATGCAGTTCACAGACGACagctgaaaaataataaaaataacaaagatgtGACTTCTCCTCGTCCTTCTAGGACATCCCCCTCACCATCTCCAAAAGAGTCAACTGCACCATCTACAAGTGATCCATCTGCACCACCTTCCATTTCAGCTCCAGCTCGATCTGACTCAAGTGCTCCCAGAATATCATCTGAATCTTTCCAATCTAAAAAAAGTGCAATCATAGCTGGAGCTATAGGGGGCACCCTAGTTATTCTCATTTCAATCCTCAGTATATATATCTGCAAAACCAACAAGGCTTCTGTCAAACCTTGGGCCACAGGATTGAGTGGACAGCTTCAGAAAGCATTTGTAACTG GTGTGCCAAAGCTTAAGAGATCTGAGCTTGAAGCGGGCTGTGAAGATTTTAGTAATGTAATCGGTTCTTCACCAATTGGCACACTATACAAAGGGACGTTATCTAGTGGAGTTGAAATAGCTGTGCTAGCTGTGGCATCTGTTGCAATAACATCTGCCAAGGATTGGTCGAAGAATCTAGAAGTTCAGTTTAGACAGAAG ATCGAGACATTATCAAAAGTGAACCACAAGAATTTTGTTAACCTTATTGGGTACTGTGAGGAGGAGGAGCCTTTCACAAGAATGATGGTATTTGAATATGCGCCGAATGGGACACTCTTCGAGCATTTACACA TTAAAGAATCTGAACACTTGGACTGGGGGATGCGGCTGAGAATCGCAATGGGCATGGCTTACTGCCTTGAGCATATGCACCAGCTGAATCCACCAATAGCTCACAGCAACCTGACCTCTTCGGTGATCTCTCTAACTGAGGACTATGCATCCAAAATCTCAGACTTCACCTTCTCAAATGACATAATTGCAAATGAGATGGAACTATCTGGCAAGAAGCTCCCAGATGTGCCTTTGGCACTCCCAGAAAGTAATGTTTACAATTTTGGTGTCTTGTTATTTGAAATGGTTACTGGTAGGCTACCATACTCGGTGGACAATGTCTCACTTGAAGACTGGGCATCAGACTATTTGAGAGGGTACCAACCCCTCAGGGAAAAGGTGGATCCAACTCTGGACTCGTTCGAAGAGGAAAAGCTGGAGAGAATTGGTGAAGTAATAAAATCTTGTGTGCACCCGGATCCAAAACAAAGACCAACAATGAGAGAAGTTACTGGAGGGTTAAGAGAGATAACTACATTAACACCAGATGCAGCAATCCCAAAACTTTCTCCTCTGTGGTGGGCAGAGCTTGAAATTTTGTCCACAGAAGCCAGCTAA
- the LOC7462088 gene encoding inactive receptor-like serine/threonine-protein kinase At2g40270 isoform X3 has protein sequence MEINNWKISRFGVLILFLVYQNLILCFSLNDEGMALLKLREGIVSDPYGALKSWKMDFGVINPCSWFGVECSYDGKVVVLNLKDLCLEGTLAPEIANLVHIKSIILRNNSFSGIIPEGVGELKELEVLDFGYNNFSGPLPPDLGSNPSLAILLLDNNERLRSLSSEIQHLETLSEFQVDENELSNAAKGSSRNKRSITWTSPSPSPKESTAPSTSDPSAPPSISAPARSDSSAPRISSESFQSKKSAIIAGAIGGTLVILISILSIYICKTNKASVKPWATGLSGQLQKAFVTGVPKLKRSELEAGCEDFSNVIGSSPIGTLYKGTLSSGVEIAVLAVASVAITSAKDWSKNLEVQFRQKIETLSKVNHKNFVNLIGYCEEEEPFTRMMVFEYAPNGTLFEHLHIKESEHLDWGMRLRIAMGMAYCLEHMHQLNPPIAHSNLTSSVISLTEDYASKISDFTFSNDIIANEMELSGKKLPDVPLALPESNVYNFGVLLFEMVTGRLPYSVDNVSLEDWASDYLRGYQPLREKVDPTLDSFEEEKLERIGEVIKSCVHPDPKQRPTMREVTGGLREITTLTPDAAIPKLSPLWWAELEILSTEAS, from the exons ATGGAGATCAATAACTGGAAAATCAGTCGGTTTGGAGTTCTAATCTTGTTTTTGGTATATCAAAACTTGATTCTCTGCTTTTCGCTTAATGATGAAG gTATGGCGTTGTTGAAGTTGAGAGAGGGAATTGTGAGTGATCCATACGGTGCGTTGAAGAGCTGGAAAATGGATTTTGGAGTGATTAATCCCTGTTCCTGGTTCGGTGTTGAGTGCTCTTATGATGGCAAAGTTGTAGTTTT GAACTTGAAAGATCTTTGTCTTGAAGGAACACTGGCACCTGAAATCGCAAACCTTGTCCACATAAAGTCTAT TATTTTACGCAACAACTCATTTTCGGGGATCATCCCCGAAGGGGTTGGAGAGCTGAAGGAGTTGGAAGTGCTAGATTTTGGGTACAATAACTTCAGTGGGCCCCTTCCACCTGATCTTGGCAGTAATCCCTCCCTGGCAATCCT TCTGCTGGACAACAATGAGCGACTCAGAAGCTTATCATCTGAAATTCAACATCTGGAGACGCTTTCTGAATTTCAAGTAGACGAGAACGAGTTATCTAATGCAGCTAAAGGTTCATCCCGCAACAAAAGATCCATTACATG GACATCCCCCTCACCATCTCCAAAAGAGTCAACTGCACCATCTACAAGTGATCCATCTGCACCACCTTCCATTTCAGCTCCAGCTCGATCTGACTCAAGTGCTCCCAGAATATCATCTGAATCTTTCCAATCTAAAAAAAGTGCAATCATAGCTGGAGCTATAGGGGGCACCCTAGTTATTCTCATTTCAATCCTCAGTATATATATCTGCAAAACCAACAAGGCTTCTGTCAAACCTTGGGCCACAGGATTGAGTGGACAGCTTCAGAAAGCATTTGTAACTG GTGTGCCAAAGCTTAAGAGATCTGAGCTTGAAGCGGGCTGTGAAGATTTTAGTAATGTAATCGGTTCTTCACCAATTGGCACACTATACAAAGGGACGTTATCTAGTGGAGTTGAAATAGCTGTGCTAGCTGTGGCATCTGTTGCAATAACATCTGCCAAGGATTGGTCGAAGAATCTAGAAGTTCAGTTTAGACAGAAG ATCGAGACATTATCAAAAGTGAACCACAAGAATTTTGTTAACCTTATTGGGTACTGTGAGGAGGAGGAGCCTTTCACAAGAATGATGGTATTTGAATATGCGCCGAATGGGACACTCTTCGAGCATTTACACA TTAAAGAATCTGAACACTTGGACTGGGGGATGCGGCTGAGAATCGCAATGGGCATGGCTTACTGCCTTGAGCATATGCACCAGCTGAATCCACCAATAGCTCACAGCAACCTGACCTCTTCGGTGATCTCTCTAACTGAGGACTATGCATCCAAAATCTCAGACTTCACCTTCTCAAATGACATAATTGCAAATGAGATGGAACTATCTGGCAAGAAGCTCCCAGATGTGCCTTTGGCACTCCCAGAAAGTAATGTTTACAATTTTGGTGTCTTGTTATTTGAAATGGTTACTGGTAGGCTACCATACTCGGTGGACAATGTCTCACTTGAAGACTGGGCATCAGACTATTTGAGAGGGTACCAACCCCTCAGGGAAAAGGTGGATCCAACTCTGGACTCGTTCGAAGAGGAAAAGCTGGAGAGAATTGGTGAAGTAATAAAATCTTGTGTGCACCCGGATCCAAAACAAAGACCAACAATGAGAGAAGTTACTGGAGGGTTAAGAGAGATAACTACATTAACACCAGATGCAGCAATCCCAAAACTTTCTCCTCTGTGGTGGGCAGAGCTTGAAATTTTGTCCACAGAAGCCAGCTAA
- the LOC7462088 gene encoding inactive receptor-like serine/threonine-protein kinase At2g40270 isoform X1, producing MEINNWKISRFGVLILFLVYQNLILCFSLNDEGMALLKLREGIVSDPYGALKSWKMDFGVINPCSWFGVECSYDGKVVVLNLKDLCLEGTLAPEIANLVHIKSIILRNNSFSGIIPEGVGELKELEVLDFGYNNFSGPLPPDLGSNPSLAILLLDNNERLRSLSSEIQHLETLSEFQVDENELSNAAKGSSRNKRSITWNLVRIENAVHRRQLKNNKNNKDVTSPRPSRTSPSPSPKESTAPSTSDPSAPPSISAPARSDSSAPRISSESFQSKKSAIIAGAIGGTLVILISILSIYICKTNKASVKPWATGLSGQLQKAFVTGVPKLKRSELEAGCEDFSNVIGSSPIGTLYKGTLSSGVEIAVLAVASVAITSAKDWSKNLEVQFRQKIETLSKVNHKNFVNLIGYCEEEEPFTRMMVFEYAPNGTLFEHLHIKESEHLDWGMRLRIAMGMAYCLEHMHQLNPPIAHSNLTSSVISLTEDYASKISDFTFSNDIIANEMELSGKKLPDVPLALPESNVYNFGVLLFEMVTGRLPYSVDNVSLEDWASDYLRGYQPLREKVDPTLDSFEEEKLERIGEVIKSCVHPDPKQRPTMREVTGGLREITTLTPDAAIPKLSPLWWAELEILSTEAS from the exons ATGGAGATCAATAACTGGAAAATCAGTCGGTTTGGAGTTCTAATCTTGTTTTTGGTATATCAAAACTTGATTCTCTGCTTTTCGCTTAATGATGAAG gTATGGCGTTGTTGAAGTTGAGAGAGGGAATTGTGAGTGATCCATACGGTGCGTTGAAGAGCTGGAAAATGGATTTTGGAGTGATTAATCCCTGTTCCTGGTTCGGTGTTGAGTGCTCTTATGATGGCAAAGTTGTAGTTTT GAACTTGAAAGATCTTTGTCTTGAAGGAACACTGGCACCTGAAATCGCAAACCTTGTCCACATAAAGTCTAT TATTTTACGCAACAACTCATTTTCGGGGATCATCCCCGAAGGGGTTGGAGAGCTGAAGGAGTTGGAAGTGCTAGATTTTGGGTACAATAACTTCAGTGGGCCCCTTCCACCTGATCTTGGCAGTAATCCCTCCCTGGCAATCCT TCTGCTGGACAACAATGAGCGACTCAGAAGCTTATCATCTGAAATTCAACATCTGGAGACGCTTTCTGAATTTCAAGTAGACGAGAACGAGTTATCTAATGCAGCTAAAGGTTCATCCCGCAACAAAAGATCCATTACATG GAATCTTGTGCGTATAGAAAATGCAGTTCACAGACGACagctgaaaaataataaaaataacaaagatgtGACTTCTCCTCGTCCTTCTAGGACATCCCCCTCACCATCTCCAAAAGAGTCAACTGCACCATCTACAAGTGATCCATCTGCACCACCTTCCATTTCAGCTCCAGCTCGATCTGACTCAAGTGCTCCCAGAATATCATCTGAATCTTTCCAATCTAAAAAAAGTGCAATCATAGCTGGAGCTATAGGGGGCACCCTAGTTATTCTCATTTCAATCCTCAGTATATATATCTGCAAAACCAACAAGGCTTCTGTCAAACCTTGGGCCACAGGATTGAGTGGACAGCTTCAGAAAGCATTTGTAACTG GTGTGCCAAAGCTTAAGAGATCTGAGCTTGAAGCGGGCTGTGAAGATTTTAGTAATGTAATCGGTTCTTCACCAATTGGCACACTATACAAAGGGACGTTATCTAGTGGAGTTGAAATAGCTGTGCTAGCTGTGGCATCTGTTGCAATAACATCTGCCAAGGATTGGTCGAAGAATCTAGAAGTTCAGTTTAGACAGAAG ATCGAGACATTATCAAAAGTGAACCACAAGAATTTTGTTAACCTTATTGGGTACTGTGAGGAGGAGGAGCCTTTCACAAGAATGATGGTATTTGAATATGCGCCGAATGGGACACTCTTCGAGCATTTACACA TTAAAGAATCTGAACACTTGGACTGGGGGATGCGGCTGAGAATCGCAATGGGCATGGCTTACTGCCTTGAGCATATGCACCAGCTGAATCCACCAATAGCTCACAGCAACCTGACCTCTTCGGTGATCTCTCTAACTGAGGACTATGCATCCAAAATCTCAGACTTCACCTTCTCAAATGACATAATTGCAAATGAGATGGAACTATCTGGCAAGAAGCTCCCAGATGTGCCTTTGGCACTCCCAGAAAGTAATGTTTACAATTTTGGTGTCTTGTTATTTGAAATGGTTACTGGTAGGCTACCATACTCGGTGGACAATGTCTCACTTGAAGACTGGGCATCAGACTATTTGAGAGGGTACCAACCCCTCAGGGAAAAGGTGGATCCAACTCTGGACTCGTTCGAAGAGGAAAAGCTGGAGAGAATTGGTGAAGTAATAAAATCTTGTGTGCACCCGGATCCAAAACAAAGACCAACAATGAGAGAAGTTACTGGAGGGTTAAGAGAGATAACTACATTAACACCAGATGCAGCAATCCCAAAACTTTCTCCTCTGTGGTGGGCAGAGCTTGAAATTTTGTCCACAGAAGCCAGCTAA
- the LOC127905644 gene encoding uncharacterized protein At5g39865-like, which produces MWPNWLRSPSRFPPSPRSQPPSPRFCCSSFKDIQTLVTEEPEPISPKSPSLFHRARISTSVLRSWAHRHAHPSTNQSISLPTHLDQHIILYFTSLRIVRRTFEDCRTVRSILRGFRVQIDERDLSMDGMYLDELQEIIGSKKVTLPIVFIGGKYIGGVKEITELHESGDLKKLIGGLPLSVTNACDTCGGLSFVLCEQCSGSHKIYTAKYGFKNCTACNVNGLIRCPTCVPSLRRRRSSSS; this is translated from the coding sequence ATGTGGCCCAACTGGTTAAGATCGCCCTCAAGATTTCCCCCCTCCCCGAGATCACAACCTCCGTCACCAAGATTCTGTTGCTCTTCCTTCAAGGATATCCAAACCCTCGTCACTGAAGAACCCGAACCCATTTCCCCCAAATCGCCCTCCCTTTTCCACCGGGCCCGGATCTCCACTTCAGTCCTCCGTTCATGGGCCCACCGCCATGCACACCCATCGACCAATCAATCTATTTCACTGCCAACCCACCTGGACCAACACATCATTCTATACTTTACTAGTCTCCGCATTGTCCGCAGAACCTTTGAGGATTGCAGGACCGTCAGATCCATCCTCCGTGGGTTTCGTGTCCAGATAGACGAACGTGATTTATCGATGGACGGTATGTATTTAGACGAGTTACAAGAGATTATTGGGTCAAAAAAAGTTACTTTACCAATTGTTTTCATCGGAGGAAAATATATTGGCGGGGTCAAGGAAATCACTGAATTACACGAGAGTGGAGATTTGAAGAAGCTGATTGGCGGGTTACCGCTTTCTGTCACCAATGCCTGTGATACATGCGGAGGGCTCAGTTTTGTTCTCTGCGAACAGTGTAGTGGGAGCCACAAGATCTACACCGCCAAGTATGGGTTCAAAAACTGCACTGCTTGCAATGTTAACGGTCTGATTAGATGCCCCACTTGTGTTCCTTCGCTACGTAGGCGCAGGTCATCATCATCTTAG
- the LOC7472444 gene encoding non-classical arabinogalactan protein 30 — translation MASNQLTIVICSLLLLPLAFLSTAAHDETTPTKPVEKKVDVVVEGMVYCQSCKYSGSWSLTEAEPIPSAKVSVICKNFKKQVTYYKAYETNAYGYFYAQLDDFKMSNNILDHPLHGCHVKLISSSLANCSLLSNVNYGLYGAPLRFENKVLRGSHYEAVIYAAGPLAFRPAQCTPETHV, via the coding sequence ATGGCAAGCAACCAGCTCACAATTGTCATCTGCTCTCTCTTGCTGCTCCCATTAGCCTTCCTTTCAACAGCTGCCCATGATGAAACTACTCCAACCAAGCCGGTAGAGAAGAAAGTCGATGTGGTGGTTGAAGGCATGGTCTATTGCCAAAGCTGTAAGTATTCTGGATCATGGTCTTTGACAGAGGCCGAGCCAATCCCTTCAGCTAAAGTCAGTGTCATTtgcaaaaatttcaagaaacaagtcACTTACTACAAGGCATATGAAACCAATGCATATGGTTACTTCTACGCACAACTTGATGACTTCAAGATGAGCAACAATATTTTGGACCATCCCCTCCATGGTTGCCATGTGAAACTCATTTCATCTAGTCTTGCAAACTGCAGCCTCCTCTCCAATGTTAACTATGGACTCTATGGTGCTCCACTTCGATTTGAGAACAAGGTGTTGCGAGGAAGTCATTACGAAGCTGTGATCTATGCTGCAGGTCCCTTGGCTTTCCGACCAGCTCAATGCACTCCTGAAACTCATGTCTGA